The following coding sequences are from one Seonamhaeicola sp. ML3 window:
- a CDS encoding family 78 glycoside hydrolase catalytic domain, translating to MNLKLSFYTLIFIVVLCTSVSCKEQVTFAEAQNLTVSEGFKNPLGFYDANPSFSWKLPVSEGVKSQSAYHLVVASSEDMLPDNPDLWDSGKQVTDQSVWVNYNGKPLQSRQKVYWQVKYWNQDENASEWSVINHFELGLLSNDDWKAQWIGLDTKAEGIIGSQGNIVHRPQYLRKGFELSNDVASARLYITAKGVFDVAINGEDISDDVMPPGYTPYKERIETITYDVSNLIESGQNTIGVELASGWHSSRLGWRKALWVDTETPKFLCQLEMTMKDGTKEMIVSDDSWKGTTNGPIRLSEIYDGETYDANLEMDGWTTNNFSDKDWSSVNTFPIENNVRLEPKRHTTVKSKIEVATQELIEKDGTVIFDLKQNMVGVPLLKVPMKKGETLKVRFAEMLSPDGTFYTDNYRTALSTNYYTASEDGVMEWMPKFTFHGFRYVELSGFDISAEPTKDWVTGLVQYSDFEENGTFTSSHEKLNQLQSNIVWGMRGNFFDIPTDCPQRDERMGWTGDAQVFGPTSIFNADVYKFWASWMQSVGESQYDSGGIPWVVPDVLFNDKVSAGWGDVCTIIPWKIYLRTGDKKILEENFETMKGWVAYHQNVSKDYISKMGGFADWLQPLPENGDNRGDTAHSLIGTAFFAHSADLTAKTANALGDKEAYEKYNALYENVAKAFENHFFEEGKVKDVSETQTSYLLALAFGLLSEEHKGNAKKHLLQKIAEADNHLRTGFLGTPLLSQVLDETGEIDLMYKLLFNETYPSWFYSINQGASTIWERWNSYSKDEGFNPQNMNSLNHYAYGAIGEWMYERIAGIASLEAGYKSIRIAPEPRQPLNSASASLNSPYGKVSSSWEIKDGIFSLNIVIPPNTTAKVVVPGSAESIEENDAIEKISTETEKTEFLVQPGNYTFKSKL from the coding sequence ATGAATTTAAAACTATCGTTTTACACGCTAATATTTATAGTTGTATTATGCACATCAGTTTCTTGTAAAGAGCAAGTAACTTTTGCAGAAGCTCAAAATTTAACAGTTTCAGAAGGGTTTAAAAATCCCTTAGGCTTTTATGATGCTAATCCAAGTTTTTCTTGGAAATTGCCCGTTTCAGAGGGAGTTAAAAGTCAGTCAGCTTATCATTTAGTAGTAGCGTCTAGTGAGGATATGTTGCCCGATAATCCCGATTTGTGGGATTCTGGTAAGCAAGTTACAGACCAATCGGTTTGGGTAAACTACAATGGTAAGCCCTTGCAATCTCGTCAAAAAGTGTACTGGCAAGTAAAATATTGGAATCAAGATGAAAATGCTTCAGAATGGAGTGTAATAAATCATTTTGAATTGGGATTATTGAGTAATGACGATTGGAAAGCGCAATGGATTGGTTTAGATACCAAAGCGGAAGGTATTATAGGAAGTCAAGGAAATATTGTGCATAGACCACAATACTTAAGAAAAGGATTTGAGCTATCTAATGATGTAGCTTCTGCAAGATTATACATTACGGCAAAAGGTGTGTTTGATGTTGCCATAAATGGTGAAGATATAAGTGATGATGTGATGCCTCCCGGTTACACACCCTATAAGGAGCGAATTGAAACGATTACTTATGATGTTAGTAATTTAATTGAATCTGGTCAAAATACCATTGGTGTTGAGTTAGCTTCTGGTTGGCATTCCAGTAGATTAGGTTGGAGAAAAGCTTTGTGGGTTGATACAGAAACTCCAAAATTTCTTTGTCAGTTAGAAATGACAATGAAAGATGGCACCAAAGAAATGATTGTTTCTGATGATAGTTGGAAGGGGACGACCAATGGACCGATTCGTCTTTCTGAAATTTATGATGGCGAAACTTATGATGCCAATTTAGAAATGGATGGATGGACAACTAATAATTTTAGTGATAAAGATTGGAGTTCAGTCAATACCTTTCCTATTGAAAACAACGTTCGTTTAGAGCCTAAACGCCACACTACAGTTAAGTCTAAAATAGAAGTAGCAACACAAGAGCTTATTGAAAAAGATGGTACCGTAATTTTTGATTTAAAACAGAACATGGTAGGTGTTCCGCTTCTGAAAGTTCCTATGAAAAAGGGGGAAACCTTAAAAGTAAGGTTTGCGGAAATGTTATCGCCAGACGGTACATTTTATACAGACAATTATAGAACAGCACTATCCACCAATTATTATACGGCATCTGAGGATGGGGTAATGGAATGGATGCCAAAATTCACCTTTCACGGATTTCGATATGTAGAGCTCAGTGGGTTTGATATATCTGCAGAACCAACAAAGGATTGGGTGACAGGTTTGGTACAGTACTCAGATTTTGAAGAAAATGGCACGTTTACCTCGTCTCATGAAAAATTAAACCAATTACAAAGCAATATTGTTTGGGGTATGAGAGGCAATTTTTTTGATATCCCTACCGATTGTCCGCAACGCGATGAACGTATGGGGTGGACAGGCGATGCGCAAGTATTTGGGCCAACTTCCATTTTCAATGCCGATGTCTATAAATTCTGGGCCAGTTGGATGCAGAGTGTTGGAGAGTCGCAATACGATAGTGGAGGCATTCCTTGGGTGGTGCCAGATGTATTGTTTAACGATAAAGTAAGTGCTGGTTGGGGCGATGTATGTACCATTATACCATGGAAAATTTATTTACGAACAGGCGATAAGAAAATCTTAGAGGAGAATTTTGAAACTATGAAGGGTTGGGTGGCCTACCACCAAAACGTTTCTAAAGATTACATATCCAAAATGGGTGGTTTTGCAGATTGGTTACAACCCTTACCTGAAAATGGAGATAACAGGGGCGATACCGCACATAGTTTAATTGGAACTGCCTTTTTTGCACATTCAGCAGATTTAACTGCCAAAACAGCAAATGCATTGGGTGATAAGGAAGCATATGAAAAATACAATGCATTATATGAAAACGTAGCCAAGGCTTTTGAAAACCACTTTTTTGAAGAGGGTAAAGTAAAAGATGTTTCAGAAACCCAAACCTCTTATTTATTAGCATTAGCTTTTGGTTTATTATCGGAGGAACATAAAGGAAATGCCAAAAAACATTTGTTACAAAAAATAGCCGAGGCCGACAATCATTTAAGAACAGGCTTTTTGGGAACACCATTGTTGTCTCAAGTTTTAGATGAAACAGGTGAAATTGATTTAATGTACAAACTACTATTTAATGAAACTTATCCGTCGTGGTTTTATTCCATTAATCAAGGAGCAAGCACCATTTGGGAACGTTGGAATAGTTATAGTAAAGACGAAGGTTTCAACCCTCAAAATATGAATAGTTTGAATCATTATGCTTATGGTGCCATTGGGGAATGGATGTACGAGCGCATTGCGGGTATCGCATCATTAGAAGCAGGTTACAAATCCATTAGAATTGCACCAGAACCCAGACAACCACTAAATTCGGCATCAGCCTCATTAAATTCACCATACGGGAAGGTATCCTCTTCGTGGGAGATAAAAGATGGAATCTTCTCTTTAAATATTGTAATTCCACCAAATACCACAGCAAAAGTGGTAGTGCCTGGAAGTGCAGAAAGTATTGAAGAAAATGATGCCATTGAAAAAATTAGTACAGAAACCGAAAAGACTGAATTTTTAGTGCAACCCGGGAACTACACGTTCAAATCTAAACTATAA